DNA from Vibrio alfacsensis:
TGTTGGTAATAGCGGTTTAGATTGATTGCAGCTTGCTCATCAAGTGGGTAATGATAAATCTCTGCTTGTTCTAAGGTTCTTAAGCGATAGTCCACACCACTATCAACATTAAGAATGTCACAGCGCTGCTGAATTAATGCGATAGCAGGAAGAAAGCGAGCGCGCTGCAGGCCATTGCGATACAAGTTTTCCGGTTCAATATTGGATGTCGCAACAAGAATCATCTGGCGCTTAAACATCTCTTGTAATAACGTCGCCAAAATCATTGCATCGGTAATGTCGGACACGAAGAACTCGTCAAAACAGACAATATCCGCTTCCTTTTTAAATTGGTCAGCCACTTTCGACAGTGGGTTCTCAACCTCTCCCAACCGCTTGAGTTCATCGTGCACGCGATACATAAATCGGTGAAAATGCACTCTCATTTTCTTTTCTGTTGGCAAAGCGTCATAAAAGGCATCCATCAGATAGGTCTTTCCGCGCCCCACTCCCCAAAAATACAGGCCTTTGGGTGGTTCGGGTAATTCCGCTTTCTTGCCAAGCAACTTTTGCCAGGTGCTAAGCTGAGGGATGGGAGCAGTTTGAAATTCCGCAATGGCGTAATAGAGTTTATCTAAAGCGGTAACAGCAGCATGTTGAGCTTCATCAGGCTGGAATCCATGTTCTGCAATGTCTCTTTGGTATCGTTTTAATGGTGTCATAGCATTACGTCGTATCAGAGGTACAGAGAAAATGTGTCACGCAACAGTCAGTTTGTTTCATTCTGTAGAGGGTACTTGCACTCCAGAAACATCGCTTCTATTTTTCTTTATCGACTGTGCAAGCCATAGTAACATGGTCAAGCACTGCGTGTAACTAAGTAGTAAAAGACTTGTTAAATACAACTATAAGGAGCAGTTATGCCTTGGATTTATGCCGTTGCGGGTTTGCTGGTCGGAACCATCGTAGGCGTGGTCGTAAGTAGACTAACCACCCCAGGATACAAAAAACAAAAGTCTGTGCAAAAAGAGCTGGAATCAGCAAAATTTGAGCTAGAACAACAACGTCAAGATCTCGTTGATCATTTTGCGCAAACCGCAGAAATGCTGGATACCTTAGGTAAAGATTACACTAAGCTCTATCAGCACATGGCGAAGACCTCTTCTGAGCTTCTGCCAAATCTGCCAGAACAAGACAACCCATTCGATAAGAAAACGGCAATGTCATCGGAGCAAATTGAAGAAGATCAAGCCGATGCTAACGAGCAACCAAAAGACTACGCTAACGGTGCGACCGGTCTTTTGAAAGATCAGGAAAAAGAAATCATTAATGCTCCTGATGTTGTGACAGCAAAAGCCTCTTAACTCCCCCTCCCTTTTAATAGGGCTAATTCATACGCATTTTTATTAATTTGTGTTAGCCCTATTTGAACTTTCTTCCATAACTCATCTCTAAATTGCTGTGAACTGCCATCCCCTTTGACTTTCCCGACCCATTCCCATGTTAATAGTGGTTAGGGTTTTTCTTTTTTGGCAGACTTGTATCAAGAGGAGTTACTCGATGAAAAAACCTTTGCTTGCGTTAACCGTTCTGTCTTTAAGCTTGAGTTCAATCATCACCCCAATAACCGTATCAGCAGCACTTCCATTAAGTGTTGATGGACAGCAATTGCCTAGCCTTGCTCCAATGCTCGAAAAAGTGACCCCAGCCGTGGTCAGCATTGCTGTAGAGGGGAAGCAAATTCAAACCAGTCGAATCCCTGAGCAATTTCAGTTTTTCTTTGGACCTGAGTTCCCAACAGAACAAACCCGTGAGCGTCCTTTCCGAGGGCTAGGTTCCGGCGTAATCATTGACGCCCAAAAAGGCCAAATCGTCACAAATTACCACGTAATCAAAGGCGCTGATGAGATTCGTGTTCGTTTATATGACGGCCGTGAGTACGATGCAGAACTCGTGGGTGGGGACGAAATGTCTGACATTGCACTACTGAAGTTAGAAAAAGCCAAAGATCTGACTCAAATTAAAGTAGCGGACTCGGATAAGCTTCGCGTGGGTGATTTTACTGTGGCGATCGGTAACCCATTCGGCCTAGGACAAACCGTTACATCAGGCATTGTTTCAGCGCTTGGGCGAAGCGGCTTAAATGTCGAGAATTTTGAAAACTTTATCCAGACCGATGCCGCGATTAACAGCGGTAACTCGGGTGGTGCCCTTGTGAATCTAAATGGTGAACTGATTGGTATCAACACTGCGATATTAGGACCGAACGGGGGTAACGTGGGCATTGGCTTTGCCATTCCATCAAACATGATGAAAAACCTTACGGATCAGATTTTGGAATTCGGTGAAGTTAAACGCGGCATGTTAGGCGTTCAAGGTGGCGAGGTGACCTCAGAGCTTGCGGAAGCACTCGGTTATGAATCGAGCAAAGGGGCATTCGTAAGCCAAGTCGTGCCAGATGGTGCGGCGGATAAAGCCGGGTTAAAAGCGGGTGATGTGATTATCTCCGTCAATGGTAAAACCATTGAAACGTTCTCTGAACTTCGAGCAAAAGTCGCAACACTAGGTGCAGGAAAAGAGATATCTCTTGGCGTGATTCGTGATGGCAAAAATAAATCATTCAAGGTGACACTGGGTGAAGCCAGCACCGTAAAAGCCAAAGCTGAAACACTGCATGAGGGCCTAAAAGGGGCGGAGTTAAGCAATACCGCTCCTGGTGATGCAATCCAAGGGGTGAAAGTCACCAGTGTGACAGAAAATTCACCTGCCGCTCAATATCAGCTAGAACAAGGTGATATCATCATAGGTGTAAACCGAAAACGCGTGAAAAACCTAGCAGAATTGCGCTCGATTGCAGAAAATCACAAAGGTGTTTTAGCGCTTAATATTCAACGCGGAGACCAAACGATCTATCTCATCGTGCGTTAATCATTTGAACCACCTCTCTAAAGGGCAGTATGATGGCATACTGCCCTTTTGTTATTTATCAATGTAATGCTATCTTTCAATTTTCTATGCCATTTTGGCATTCAAGCATGGAGAGGATATGCTTAGCTTTTTGTTACGTTCTGTCTTTTTAGGCTTAGCGACCGCTATCATTGTGTTGCTTGCCGTCCCATCACTACGTAGCAACGTAATCCCTGCCGCGCTCGTTGATCCACAGCCAAGTGATATCGCCTCCCTTGAGGTCTCTTTTAACCAAGCCGTTAGGAAAGCGGCACCTGCAGTGGTGAATATATACAGCCGTAAATACGTTGAACATGATCGAAGCAAGTTATCCACTCAGGGGCTTGGCTCTGGTGTCATTGTCAGTGAAAAAGGCTACATCATTACCAACTACCACGTGGTCGCTCAAGCCGATCAAATTGTGGTCGCTCTACAAGATGGTCGTGCAGCCGCTGCGCAACTTGTCGGTACCGACAAACGAACAGACATCGCTATCTTGCGCGTTGATGGTACGAATCTTCCTGTTATCCCACTGAATACAACATACACACCTCAAGTCGGTGATGTGGTTCTTGCGATTGGTAATCCATATAACCTAGGCCAAACAACCACGTTCGGCATCATTTCCGCGACAGGACGCTCATCCATTAGTGATGGTCGACAAGCATTTATTCAAACCGATGCGGCAATTAATGAGGGCAACTCCGGTGGTGCATTAGTCAATACACAAGGTGAACTTGTCGGGATTAATACCGCTTCATTCCAACAAGCGACAGATTTAGAAACCTACGGAATATCGTTTGCCATCCCATACCCGTTAGCGAATAAAATCATGCAAAAGATCATTGCCGATGGTCGTGTTATTCGTGGTTATATTGGTATCGATGGTCAGGACATCAATGCTGTCACCGCGCGCCTACTTGGTAATCAACATATCGGCGGTATCGTCGTTCTCGGCATAGATCCAAATGGCCCTGCGAGTTTAGCTGGCTTCCAGAAGCAAGACATTATCATTAGCATCAATGGCACAAAAGTTCAGGGTCGCCAAAGTGTTATGGATATTGTTACCGACCTGAGACCAGGAACCACGGTTGATGTAGGGATCATTCGTCAAGGAAAAGAAATGACATTAAAAGTCACTATCGCCGAAGACAAACAAGAAGCATAAAAAAATCCCAGCCAGTGGCTGGGATTTTTTTATATAGGATATAAATGCTTATTCGCTATCACTTGGCTGCTCTGATGCGTCGGTGCTTACGCCCATCTCAACATCAATACGCGTCACGCGTTGCAAGCCTCTCGGTAGTAGACTGCCTCGGCGACCGCGTTCACCACGGAAATTATCCAAATCACTTGGCTTAAGGCCTAGTTTACGCTTACCTGCGTATAATGTTAGCGATGCCCCTTGTGGCAGAGACATCAAGTGAGACAGAACCTCTTCTCGCTCTTTCGCTTTTGCCGCTGGAATATTGATGATCTTATTGCCCTTACCTTTCGCTAACTGTGGCAGGTCTTTAATTGGGAACAACAACATGCGGCCTTGATTCGTGATCGCAAGGATTTCATCTGAGTCCAAATCAGCAATGGTTTTTGGCGTCATCACTTCAGAGTTCGCCGGTAACGTCACAAGTGCTTTACCACTGCGGTTCTTCGATAGTAATTCAGAACCTTTACACACAAAGCCGTAACCCGCATCAGAGCCCACTAACCATAACTGATCTTCTTCACCCATGATCACTTGGCGAATGCTACTGCCTGCCGTGATGTTCAAGCGGCCAGTAATCGGCTCACCTTGACTTCGAGCGGACGGCAATGAATGCGATTCCAATGAGTAACTTCGACCATCACTACCAAAGAACACCGCTTGCTGATTACTCTTACCACGCGCGTGCGCTAGGTAGTTATCACCCGACTTGTAGTTCAAACCTTCGGCATCCACATCGTGACCTTTCGCGTGACGAATCCAGCCTTTCTCAGAAAGAACAACCGTGATTGGCTCACTTGGTACGAGATCGCGCTCGGTTAATGCTTTTGCTTCTGCTCGTTCAACCATTGGTGAACGACGGTCATCACCGTATTTCTCTGCGTCTGTTTTGATTTCTTTCTTAAGCAGTGTATTCAGACGGCGCTCAGAACCGAGCAGCTGCTCTAGCTTCTCACGTTCTTTCTCTAGCTCATCTTGCTCACCACGGATCTTCATCTCTTCGAGTTTTGCTAAGTGACGAAGTTTGGTATCTAAAATCGCGTCCGCTTGAATATCGGTAATACCAAAACGAGCCATCAGTACGGCTTTTGGATCGTCCTCTGTACGAATGATTTCAATCACTTCATCTAGGTTTAGGTAAGCAATCAACAAACCTTCCAAGATGTGTAGACGAGCCATTACTTTATCTAGGCGGTACTGTAAACGGCGACGCACGGTTGTACGACGGAATTCGATCCACTCAGACAGAATTTGTACTAGGCCTTTAACTTGAGGACGGTTATCTAAACCAATCATGTTCAAGTTAACACGATAGCTACGCTCAAGATCCGTGGATGCGAACAGATGGTTCATCAACAAGTCGCAATCGACACGGTTTGACTTAGGCACAACAACAATACGCGTTGGGTTCTCGTGATCCGATTCGTCACGAAGATCGTCAACCATTGGCAGTTTCTTAGCGCGCATCTGGTTCGCAATTTGCTCAAGCAATTTTGCGCCCGATACTTGGTGAGGCAAAGAAGTGATAACAATATCTGAACCTTCTTTGTGCCATACTGCGCGCATCTTGATGCTGCCGCGACCGTTACGGTAAATCTTCTCAATTTCCGCTTTTGGCGACGTAATTTCGGCTTCCGTTGGATAATCGGGACCTTTCACAAACTGCATCACATCGGACAAATCCGCTTTCGGATTATCGATCAAATGAATGGTTGCTTCCGCGACTTCACGAACGTTGTGAGGCGGGATATCGGTCGCCATACCAACGGCAATACCAGTTACGCCATTTAGCAAGATGTGAGGCAGGCGTGCTGGCAACATTTGAGGCTCTTTCATCGTGCCATCAAAGTTAGGTTGCCATTCAACTGTACCTTGACCTAATTCGCCTAGCAGTACTTCCGCAAATTTAGACAATTTTGCTTCGGTATAACGCATTGCCGCGAATGATTTCGGATCATCTGGCGCACCCCAGTTGCCCTGACCATCCACCAGAGGGTAACGGTAAGAGAACGGCTGCGCCATTAATACCATCGCTTCGTAACATGCTGAGTCACCATGCGGGTGGTATTTACCTAACACGTCACCAACAGTACGTGCCGATTTTTTGTATTTTGCTGATGCCGAAAGACCAAGCTCCGACATTGCATAAATGATGCGTCGTTGAACCGGTTTCAAGCCATCGCCAATGTAAGGCAATGCACGGTCCATGATTACGTACATCGAGTAGTTCAGATAAGCGTCTTCGGTGAACTTTCGCATTGGCAATTGTTCAACGCCATCATAAGTAATTTCTGTAGACATCCGTTAAACCTCTGCCATATCGCCGTTGCTTTGTAGCCAAGAGCGACGATCATCTGCTCGTTTTTTACCAAGCAGCATGTCCATCATTTCCATGGTCGCTTCTGAATCATCAATGGTTAACTGAACCAGACGACGCGTATTTGGATCCATGGTAGTTTCACGCAGCTGAAGAGGGTTCATCTCACCCAGACCTTTGAATCGCTGCACGTTGATCTTGGCTTTCTTCTTAGACAAACGTTCTAGAATACCCTCTTTCTCGTCATCATCTAGGGCATAGAACACTTCTTTGCCACAGTCGATACGGTATAGAGGCGGCATGGCGACATAGATATGACCAGCTTCAACAAGAGCACGGAAATGACGCGTGAACAGCGCACATAGCAGCGTTGCAATGTGTAGACCGTCCGAGTCAGCATCGGCAAGAATACAAACTTTACCGTAGCGTAAGCCGTCCAGATTATCGTTATCAGGATCAATACCCAAAGCGACTGAAATATCGTGTACCTCTTGAGATGCAAGAACTTGGTCTGCTGACACTTCCCACGTATTTAGGATCTTACCACGCAGTGGCATCACCGCTTGGAACTCACGATCACGTGCTTGTTTAGCAGACCCGCCCGCCGAGTCACCCTCCACGAAGAAGATTTCGGTGCGGTTAAGGTCTTGAACAGAACAGTCCGTTAGCTTACCTGGCAGTGCAGGACCTGACGCAACTTTCTTACGTACAACCTTTTTGCTCGCACGCATACGACGGTGTGCATTCGCGATACACACTTCCGCTAACTGTTCAGCCAGTTGTGGCTTTTCGTTCAACCATAGGCTAAATGCGTCTTTTACTACGCCTGATACAAACGCTGCGGTTTGACGAGAAGACAGACGCTCTTTGGTTTGCCCTGCAAACTGAGGATCTTGGATCTTAACCGATAGTACGTATGAACAGCGGTCAAATACGTCATCACCAGTGAGTTTAACACCGCGAGGCAACAAATTGCGGAATTCACAGAACTCACGCATCGCATCCAATAAGCCTTGGCGAAGACCGTTTACGTGCGTACCACCTTGAGCCGTCGGGATAAGGTTCACGTAACTCTCGGTGATCATCTCACCGCCCTCAGGCTGCCAGATCACCGCCCAATTTGCCGCTTCCGTTTCTGCAGAGAATTCACCCGTAAATGGTTCCTCAGGCATTACTGGATAGCCTTTTACGCCCTCAGCCAGATAGTCTTTTAGGCCATCTTCGTAGAGCCATTGGTAATCTTTTCCATTCACTTTATCTGTGAATGTAATTTCTAAACCTGGGCAAAGTACCGCTTTTGCACGTAAATTATTAACGAGACGAGTTACTGAGAAGTTTGCTGAATCAAAGTACTTAGCATCAGGCCAAAAGTGCACGCTAGTACCACGGTTACGGCGACCACACGTGCCTGTTACCGTTAGATCTTCAACCTTTTCACCATGTTCAAAAGCAATATCGTACACTTGACCATCACGGCGCACGGTCACTTCAACGCGCTTAGACAGTGCGTTTACTACCGAGATACCTACACCGTGCAAACCACCAGAGAATTGGTAATTCTTGTTGGAAAATTTACCACCAGCATGAAGCTTACATAGGATCAGTTCAACGCCTGATACTTTCTCTTCTGGGTGGATATCAACTGGCATGCCTCGACCATCATCGATCACTTCTAGTGATTGGTCTGCATGTAAGATGACTTGTACTTTTGAGGCATGTCCGGCTAGCGCTTCATCGACACTGTTATCGATAACTTCTTGGCCCAAATGGTTCGGGCGCGCTGTATCCGTATACATCCCTGGTCGGCGACGTACTGGCTCCAAGCCATTTAGTACTTCAATGGCCCCAGCATTATATTGTTCAGTCATAATACGGAATTGTTCTCAATGATTACTTGCATCTCGAGCACGACACCGTTCGTGCTCCGCGCTCGAGAAACGAAAAAGCCACTTCATCTGCCTCTCGTTTCTTACGAGAAAAAGCAAACAAAATGGGTCGGGCTTAACGCCCTTAAGATCTTTTGGCAAAACATAGTCGGAAAGCAGACCAACTATGTCAAGAAACGGTTGGATATCGCACTAAAAACTATGAGCCTATTCCAATCGCCTCACTATTGTTACAGTTTCAGAAATTCAATGATTTGCGCAGGATAACGCTCAAAGCCAATAAAACTGTGATCACCGCCGTTTTCTACTGTTTGTTTCGCTTGCGCAAATTTATCGACCGCTTGACGATAATCTAATACCTCGTCTTCTGTTTGTTGCAAAAGCCAGAAAGACTGAGGCGATGCGATGCTTTGTACATCAAGAGCTTTTAGCTCGTCAATATGACAGGCTTCAAGTGTATAGGTTTCGTGCGTGTATGGGTTAGTTTGCTCGCCTAAGTAATCCACGAGCAACTCATAAGGCTTCACCGCAGGGTTAACCACCACCGCTCTAAACCCAAATTGAGCATTCAACCATGTTGACATATAGCCGCCCAAGGAACTTCCGACTAAGCCAATGTTAAAGTCATTCTTGTATTGTTCAATGATATCTAACAAGCATTGCGCTGCGAGTTGAGGAAAACACGGTAATTGAGGAACGATAACTTTGATATCTGGACGATGTTGCTCGCAGTACGCTTTCATCACGTTCGCTTTCATCGAAAGAGGAGAGCTGTTAAAACCATGAATATACAGCAGTAATGAGGGTTTACTCATAGGAGCCTCACGTAAAAAAGTAGCCCGAACAACAGGTTCGGGCTGGAGATTAGATTAGTATCCGTTTGAGGTAAAGTCTGGCTGGAATTGCCCCTCACCTAGGCGATTAACTTGGGTCGTGATGTCACCATTTTGGTGAAGCTCTATTTCTCGCCAACCTGGCGATAAGGTATCAAGCCCAAAATCGTCTGAGTTTGGTTTAAACTGAACACAAGTCGATGGGGTAGCCATCACACGAATACCATGATGAACCACATTCATATCTTGATGAACATGGCCGCAAACAATGCCTTTTACGTTATCAAAACGATCAACGACTTGCCAAAAAGCATCGGCATCTTTTAGCGTATGCTGATCAAGCCAAGCACTGCCCACTAAAAGTGGATGGTGATGCAACAAGACAAGTGTGTGTCGATTAGCGTTTTCAGCCAACTTTTCTTCAAGCAAAGAAAGTTGCTGGTCACTGAGTCGACCATGTGGAACACCGACAACTTGTGAATCCAATAAAATCACTTGCCAGTGGTCACCCAGATATAAATGCTCTACCGTTTGAATTTGAGAAGATGGCAGCACACTGCCCATGTTTGGCTTGTAATCATGATTACCCGGAAGCCAAAAACAATCTTTTTCTAACGGCGCAATCCCATCCGCAAAACGCTGATAAGACTCTGCGCTATGATCTTGTGAAATATCGCCAGTTGCTAAGATATATTCAAACTGCACCTGACGCTTAAGAATCTCTTGTACCACCGCGTAAAAACTATCTGCGGTTCTTACGCTAAGCAAGCTCCCCTCATCGGCGGCAAACAAATGAGTATCTGTAATTTGTAAAAGCTTGATGCTGTCACTTGATGATTGCAAAATGAAAACCTGACTCGTCTACTATTTCGTTTTTAGTTATTATCCTGTAATGACATGACAATCAATTGAAGGCAAGCGGGGTTCTACTTATCCCACTTCGTAG
Protein-coding regions in this window:
- the zapG gene encoding Z-ring associated protein ZapG, with product MPWIYAVAGLLVGTIVGVVVSRLTTPGYKKQKSVQKELESAKFELEQQRQDLVDHFAQTAEMLDTLGKDYTKLYQHMAKTSSELLPNLPEQDNPFDKKTAMSSEQIEEDQADANEQPKDYANGATGLLKDQEKEIINAPDVVTAKAS
- the parC gene encoding DNA topoisomerase IV subunit A, whose protein sequence is MSTEITYDGVEQLPMRKFTEDAYLNYSMYVIMDRALPYIGDGLKPVQRRIIYAMSELGLSASAKYKKSARTVGDVLGKYHPHGDSACYEAMVLMAQPFSYRYPLVDGQGNWGAPDDPKSFAAMRYTEAKLSKFAEVLLGELGQGTVEWQPNFDGTMKEPQMLPARLPHILLNGVTGIAVGMATDIPPHNVREVAEATIHLIDNPKADLSDVMQFVKGPDYPTEAEITSPKAEIEKIYRNGRGSIKMRAVWHKEGSDIVITSLPHQVSGAKLLEQIANQMRAKKLPMVDDLRDESDHENPTRIVVVPKSNRVDCDLLMNHLFASTDLERSYRVNLNMIGLDNRPQVKGLVQILSEWIEFRRTTVRRRLQYRLDKVMARLHILEGLLIAYLNLDEVIEIIRTEDDPKAVLMARFGITDIQADAILDTKLRHLAKLEEMKIRGEQDELEKEREKLEQLLGSERRLNTLLKKEIKTDAEKYGDDRRSPMVERAEAKALTERDLVPSEPITVVLSEKGWIRHAKGHDVDAEGLNYKSGDNYLAHARGKSNQQAVFFGSDGRSYSLESHSLPSARSQGEPITGRLNITAGSSIRQVIMGEEDQLWLVGSDAGYGFVCKGSELLSKNRSGKALVTLPANSEVMTPKTIADLDSDEILAITNQGRMLLFPIKDLPQLAKGKGNKIINIPAAKAKEREEVLSHLMSLPQGASLTLYAGKRKLGLKPSDLDNFRGERGRRGSLLPRGLQRVTRIDVEMGVSTDASEQPSDSE
- a CDS encoding DegQ family serine endoprotease yields the protein MKKPLLALTVLSLSLSSIITPITVSAALPLSVDGQQLPSLAPMLEKVTPAVVSIAVEGKQIQTSRIPEQFQFFFGPEFPTEQTRERPFRGLGSGVIIDAQKGQIVTNYHVIKGADEIRVRLYDGREYDAELVGGDEMSDIALLKLEKAKDLTQIKVADSDKLRVGDFTVAIGNPFGLGQTVTSGIVSALGRSGLNVENFENFIQTDAAINSGNSGGALVNLNGELIGINTAILGPNGGNVGIGFAIPSNMMKNLTDQILEFGEVKRGMLGVQGGEVTSELAEALGYESSKGAFVSQVVPDGAADKAGLKAGDVIISVNGKTIETFSELRAKVATLGAGKEISLGVIRDGKNKSFKVTLGEASTVKAKAETLHEGLKGAELSNTAPGDAIQGVKVTSVTENSPAAQYQLEQGDIIIGVNRKRVKNLAELRSIAENHKGVLALNIQRGDQTIYLIVR
- the cpdA gene encoding 3',5'-cyclic-AMP phosphodiesterase, with protein sequence MQSSSDSIKLLQITDTHLFAADEGSLLSVRTADSFYAVVQEILKRQVQFEYILATGDISQDHSAESYQRFADGIAPLEKDCFWLPGNHDYKPNMGSVLPSSQIQTVEHLYLGDHWQVILLDSQVVGVPHGRLSDQQLSLLEEKLAENANRHTLVLLHHHPLLVGSAWLDQHTLKDADAFWQVVDRFDNVKGIVCGHVHQDMNVVHHGIRVMATPSTCVQFKPNSDDFGLDTLSPGWREIELHQNGDITTQVNRLGEGQFQPDFTSNGY
- the degS gene encoding outer membrane-stress sensor serine endopeptidase DegS translates to MLSFLLRSVFLGLATAIIVLLAVPSLRSNVIPAALVDPQPSDIASLEVSFNQAVRKAAPAVVNIYSRKYVEHDRSKLSTQGLGSGVIVSEKGYIITNYHVVAQADQIVVALQDGRAAAAQLVGTDKRTDIAILRVDGTNLPVIPLNTTYTPQVGDVVLAIGNPYNLGQTTTFGIISATGRSSISDGRQAFIQTDAAINEGNSGGALVNTQGELVGINTASFQQATDLETYGISFAIPYPLANKIMQKIIADGRVIRGYIGIDGQDINAVTARLLGNQHIGGIVVLGIDPNGPASLAGFQKQDIIISINGTKVQGRQSVMDIVTDLRPGTTVDVGIIRQGKEMTLKVTIAEDKQEA
- the yqiA gene encoding esterase YqiA translates to MSKPSLLLYIHGFNSSPLSMKANVMKAYCEQHRPDIKVIVPQLPCFPQLAAQCLLDIIEQYKNDFNIGLVGSSLGGYMSTWLNAQFGFRAVVVNPAVKPYELLVDYLGEQTNPYTHETYTLEACHIDELKALDVQSIASPQSFWLLQQTEDEVLDYRQAVDKFAQAKQTVENGGDHSFIGFERYPAQIIEFLKL
- the zapE gene encoding cell division protein ZapE, whose protein sequence is MTPLKRYQRDIAEHGFQPDEAQHAAVTALDKLYYAIAEFQTAPIPQLSTWQKLLGKKAELPEPPKGLYFWGVGRGKTYLMDAFYDALPTEKKMRVHFHRFMYRVHDELKRLGEVENPLSKVADQFKKEADIVCFDEFFVSDITDAMILATLLQEMFKRQMILVATSNIEPENLYRNGLQRARFLPAIALIQQRCDILNVDSGVDYRLRTLEQAEIYHYPLDEQAAINLNRYYQQLIGERKVASNVIEINHRDIAVMEASDGVLHATFEQLCQTPRSQNDYIEISRIYHTVLLGCVKQMDGKMDDAARRFIALVDEFYERNVKLIISAEVAMPLLYSDGLLEFEFKRCLSRLTEMQSHDYLTKEHLA
- the parE gene encoding DNA topoisomerase IV subunit B, whose product is MTEQYNAGAIEVLNGLEPVRRRPGMYTDTARPNHLGQEVIDNSVDEALAGHASKVQVILHADQSLEVIDDGRGMPVDIHPEEKVSGVELILCKLHAGGKFSNKNYQFSGGLHGVGISVVNALSKRVEVTVRRDGQVYDIAFEHGEKVEDLTVTGTCGRRNRGTSVHFWPDAKYFDSANFSVTRLVNNLRAKAVLCPGLEITFTDKVNGKDYQWLYEDGLKDYLAEGVKGYPVMPEEPFTGEFSAETEAANWAVIWQPEGGEMITESYVNLIPTAQGGTHVNGLRQGLLDAMREFCEFRNLLPRGVKLTGDDVFDRCSYVLSVKIQDPQFAGQTKERLSSRQTAAFVSGVVKDAFSLWLNEKPQLAEQLAEVCIANAHRRMRASKKVVRKKVASGPALPGKLTDCSVQDLNRTEIFFVEGDSAGGSAKQARDREFQAVMPLRGKILNTWEVSADQVLASQEVHDISVALGIDPDNDNLDGLRYGKVCILADADSDGLHIATLLCALFTRHFRALVEAGHIYVAMPPLYRIDCGKEVFYALDDDEKEGILERLSKKKAKINVQRFKGLGEMNPLQLRETTMDPNTRRLVQLTIDDSEATMEMMDMLLGKKRADDRRSWLQSNGDMAEV